Proteins co-encoded in one Perca flavescens isolate YP-PL-M2 chromosome 11, PFLA_1.0, whole genome shotgun sequence genomic window:
- the slc12a8 gene encoding solute carrier family 12 member 8 isoform X4 — MIWDSAKVAMETLPIGWTLHTCDQQEGDRAGPLKGGVADTNSNTHVHDLFHEDAQGFQLSSQPWWRIKLFVWEPVLFGTWDGVFTTCMINIFGVVLFLFTGYLVGNTGVLLGMFLVSLVVLVALVTVMSGIGVCEHCGVGSGGIYSMISTVLGGRVGGTVGLLYVFGQCVAGAMYITGFSESVAELLGLQNQWVVCSMSAVVLLALLGINLAGVKWIVRLQLLLLAVLAVSTLDFVIGTFTHLDPEHGFVGYSATLLNSNTLPDYTPGESFFTVFGVFFPAATGVMAGFNMSSDLERPEHNIPLGTLAAVFTSWFLYLVFVFLLGAICTRDALRYDILIAEKVSLVGFLFLLGLYISSLASCMGGLYGAPRILQCIAQERVIPALAFLGRGKGPNRTPVAAICLTSMVTMAFIFIGQANVLAPIVSINFMLTYSFVDYSYFSVAMAFQLQNNDKRDTLVPAKRNRRGSARQDSRPLIEATLPSYGSGGESPQGKGTLLEFTKDMDRIFPPVSNVNAGPEKTSSMQELSSRYKGMKPNVTTKQMLIDSFSLDRNSNMFTEGKAEEMSSAPPHEEAEVQCGGGEPRAGEEPRVKYRSKMHHAEQDSSADPHNHSAGVEADHQSFEIKPMKDSLYAKFCNHWVALIGALSSICIMFVIQWAYALANIVFALVLFFYIGKTSPGLPIGIADRFSFFSWLKSTLNGICRRKGSPQDEMVVTPSIFGVGLKTKQLTEENADFASRHRYHQSSFIRAEKMVQPPLHSTD; from the exons aTGATATGGGACTCTGCGAAAG TTGCAATGGAAACCCTGCCAATAGGTTGGACTTTGCACACCTGTGACCAGCAGGAGGGAGACAGGGCAGGACCTTTGAAGGGGGGAGTCGCTGACACCAACTCAAACACACATGTCCATGATCTGTTCCACGAAGATGCACAG GGCTTCCAGCTGTCCAGCCAGCCATGGTGGAGGATCAAACTGTTTGTGTGGGAGCCGGTGCTCTTCGGTACCTGGGATGGAGTTTTCACCACCTGCATGATCAATATCTTCGGTGTGGTGCTATTCCTATTTACCGGCTACCTGGTG GGGAACACGGGCGTGCTGCTTGGGATGTTTCTGGTCTCCTTGGTTGTGCTGGTTGCTTTAGTGACGGTGATGTCGGGGATCGGAGTGTGTGAGCACTGCGGTGTTGGGAGTGGAGGAATCTACTCCATGATCTCCACCGTCCTGGGTGGCAGGGTCGGGGGCACTGTTGGCCTCCTTTATGTGTTTGGACAA TGCGTAGCTGGAGCCATGTACATCACAGGTTTCTCTGAGTCGGTGGCGGAGCTGCTGGGTCTACAGAACCAGTGGGTGGTGTGCAGCATGTCGGCGGTGGTGCTGCTGGCACTGCTTGGAATTAACCTGGCCGGTGTCAAGTGGATCGTCCGACTCCAGCTGCTACTGCTAGCCGTGCTGGCCGTCTCCACGCTGGACTTTGTCATCGGCACCTTCACACACCTCGACCCAG AACATGGTTTCGTTGGTTATTCAGCCACACTGCTCAACAGCAACACACTGCCAGATTACACACCAGGAGAAAGCTTTTTCACCGTCTTTGGGGTCTTCTTCCCTGCTGCTACAG ggGTTATGGCAGGTTTCAACATGAGCTCAGACCTTGAGCGGCCTGAACACAACATCCCGTTGGGAACACTGGCAGCTGTCTTCACCTC GTGGTTCCTGTATCTGGTCTTTGTCTTCCTTCTGGGGGCCATCTGCACCAGAGATGCTCTGCGCTATGACATCTTGATAGCTGAAAAG GTCTCCTTGGTGGGCTTCCTCTTTCTGCTGGGCCTCTACATCTCCTCCCTGGCTTCCTGCATGGGTGGCCTGTACGGAGCACCCAGGATCCTCCAGTGCATCGCCCAAGAGAGGGTCATCCCTGCTCTGGCCTTCCTGGGAagaggg AAAGGCCCAAACAGGACTCCAGTGGCAGCTATCTGTCTGACCAGCATGGTGACCATGGCCTTCATTTTCATCGGTCAGGCCAACGTGCTGGCCCCCATCGTCAGCATAAACTTCATGCTCACCTACAGCTTCGTAGACTACTCCTACTTCAGCGTGGCCATGGCCTTCCAGCTGCAGAATAACGACAAGAGGGACACCCTCGTCCCGGCCAAAAGAAACCGGCGTGGGTCAGCCAGGCAGGACTCAAGGCCTCTCATCGAGGCCACTCTCCCAAGCTATGGGAGCGGAGGCGAGAGTCCGCAGGGTAAAGGCACACTGTTGGAGTTCACCAAGGACATGGACCGGATCTTTCCCCCCGTGTCAAATGTGAATGCTGGGCCTGAGAAGACCTCCTCCATGCAAGAGCTGAGCAGTAGATACAAGGGCATGAAGCCTAATGTCACTACTAAGCAGATGCTGATTGACAGCTTTAGCTTGGATCGAAACAGCAATATGTTCACCGAAGGCAAAGCAGAGGAGATGAGTTCAGCTCCGCCACATGAGGAAGCTGAGGTGCAGTGTGGAGGAGGGGAGCCCAGAGCTGGAGAAGAACCACGAGTCAAATACCGTTCAAAAATGCACCACGCTGAGCAGGATTCATCTGCTGACCCTCACAATCACAGCGCAG GTGTTGAAGCTGACCACCAGAGCTTTGAAATCAAACCCATGAAGGATTCATTGTATGCAAAATTCTGCAACCACTGGGTTGCTCTTATCGGG GCATTAAGCTCCATATGTATTATGTTTGTTATTCAGTGGGCTTATGCCTTAGCAAACATAGTATTTGCTTTGGTGCTCTTCTTCTACATCGGGAAAACAAGCCCTGGACTACCTATAG GTATCGCAGATCGATTCAGCTTTTTCTCGTGGCTCAAATCAACATTGAATGGCATTTGCAG GAGAAAAGGATCTCCTCAGGATGAGATGGTAGTCACCCCTTCTATCTTCGGGGTCGGGCTGAAAACCAAGCAGCTGACAGAGGAAAATGCTGACTTTGCCTCTCGTCACCGCTATCACCAATCGTCATTCATCAGGGCCGAGAAGATGGTACAACCACCACTCCACTCCACTGACTGA